The following coding sequences lie in one Miscanthus floridulus cultivar M001 chromosome 9, ASM1932011v1, whole genome shotgun sequence genomic window:
- the LOC136479764 gene encoding uncharacterized protein has translation MAMFCALHDVEAEEKVEDMAAMEQGTASQAIDLDELRAQVHLGRVGSEVEQRWYLDFGTSNHMTGSKATFSELDGGMMGSVRFRNGSKVEIRGRGTVIFRCQNGKHRALTDVYYIPQLCSSIVSIRQLDERGCEV, from the coding sequence atggcgatgttTTGTGCGCTGCACGATGTCGAGGCAGAGGAGAAAGTAGAGGACATGGCGGCTATGGAGCAGGGGACTGCATCACAGGCCATCGACCTCGACGAGCTGCGCGCCCAAGTCCATCTCGGACGAGTGGGCAGTGAGGTGGAGCAGAGGTGGTACCTGGACTTTGGCACCAGCAACCATATGACTGGCTCCAAGGCGACTTTCTCTGAGCTCGACGGCGGCATGATGGGGTCGGTGCGGTTCAGGAATGGCTCAAAGGTGGAGATTCGAGGCCGTGGCACCGTCATCTTCCGGTGTCAGAACGGCAAGCATCGCGCGCTGACGGATGTGTACTACATCCCACAGCTGTGCTCGAGCATCGTCAGCATCAGACAGCTGGACGAGCGTGGGTGCGAGGTGTAG